A stretch of DNA from Diospyros lotus cultivar Yz01 chromosome 14, ASM1463336v1, whole genome shotgun sequence:
ATGAAGCCTCTGATTGGAAGATGGCAACTAGAAAACAGAAGTTAGGTGTAAGGAGAATATTTTAGTGACATGccttttatcttttgtttttacttttttttctgcattatttaatttattctttaattgcacaAATGATTAGTTAAAATGGGGTGATCAGGTATGCCACTTGGTGCTGGAGTTTCTTCCAGTACGTGTAACTTAAGCATGTGTATCTGCCATAGGATGTTCGCATCCTATGATTAAGTCCTTTTTTCTGTCagtgtaaattttttttgtcttcaatctctctctttttgggGAATGCTATATTCATTCATATGACACACAACTCCACAGGGAAAATGCAAAAGCCACTACCAGAACTGCTAAAGGAATATGACATGGCAGTTGGCATCTTTCCTCGAGATGCTACCCACTATGAGTTCAATGAAGAGACGGGCAAACTTGTTGTCTATGTTCCCTCAATTTGTGAAGTGGGTTATAGAGATTCATCTGTTTTGCGCTTCTCAACCATAGTCACTGGATATCTGGGGAAAGGGAAACTAGCTGATATAGAGGGGATGAAGACAAAGGTGCTGATCTGGGTGAAAGTTACCTGCATCTCAACTGACGGGGGGAAGCTCCATTTCACAGCTGGGGTGAAGAAAACCAGGAGTAGAAATGCTTATGAGGTTCTCCGAGATGGTGTGGGTGTAGATAAGTTCTGAGTTGGAAGTTGATATGTAACACGTTTCTGATAGTTCTGGAATCCATATGATTAGTTTCTCAACCACTGGTTGCTGTAAACATAAATGCTATAGACCAAAAATATGTGTCCTGTTTGTACTTTTGAGTCTTGCAGCTGATGGTATCTTCTTATGTATTCTATTTACCTTTATTGACTTTACCCATGAAAAGCAACTGATGATCAGGGAAGAGGTGGCTGCAGCAGGGTTACAATTGGCCCTGAATCTTAGGCAGATGACTTAACCAGCAATACTTATACTTAAAAACTAATGGCCAAGTCTGCCAATTCCATGCTTACatgttattcaattaattacaAAGACTTGGACTATGGCATCTTAATCAACAGACCTAGAGCTGTGGCTGCCATGCAGTTGTTGAAAAAAGGTTTTAGCTGCTTCATAGGTGGACCAGCAGATCGCAGCAGCAGGTGCATGGAATAGCATCCTGGGGATCCATCCTCTCATCAGCCCTCCATATCCTTCCTTCTTTACTATAGTCCGAATCACGTCCCGGATCGAACCACTTGAAAATCGATCACATCCACACACGCCCTGCGCGCAAGAACCATCATCTAATATTGTTAGGCATTTAACTTTGCACTAAGGTAAAAAAGGGAGATAAATGACGTAAAATTTTCACCTGGCACTGCAATTGAGTTTTGACGACATCAAGAGGAGTTGTGACCGCTGCCGCCAACGCTCCGGCAGCAGCGCCGGCCGTGGCGTGGACCACTAATGTCTCCTCCTCAGCCACGCTCTCCGGTGACACCTCCGTCAGTCCCCGTTTCGCAGCCTCGTACGTGGCGAAGTGGACCGCCGTGAACGGCGCGTTCATGAAGACGGTGGTCCGGTACGAGGCATAGAAAGCTCCGATTCCTTCCTCCATCAACACCCTTTTGGCGCAGTCGGCCACACCCTTGTAAGGACTGCTCTTCAGCTGCAGCCTCTGCTTCACCATGTCCATAGGCGTGATCACGGCATCGCTCGCCACCGTGGCCACCACCCCAGATGCCGCGTGCGCCGCCGAATTGTTGGGATTCCCGGCCGATAAAACCTTCTTGCAGTGCTCATACACGGAAAAGTAAACCGCATGGGCTGGTCCAGCGCCGAGTCCCATAGCGGCAATGCCCCGGTAGAGTCCAGCGAAGCCTTCAAGCTTCAGAATCGAGCCAAGGGATTGCCGGACGGTAAGAGTTGAAGACGAACAAGACGACCCGACGGCCTGCATGCGGGTCTTGAGAGTGTCAACGGGGAACATGGACATATGTTCGACACAGCCTGCGATTGAACCGGCAACCATAAACTGCCAGAACTCCAGGCCGTCGTGGTGCGTCGGCGGAGACGCCGGTGACAGTTCCGGGTAGAACTCAGGGTTTTGGTGGAATTTCGGGGTGGCATCCGCGGCGGCAGTGGTGGTGGCAGCCATGGCAACGTACGGTGGTGTGAGAGAGCGGAAGAATGGGCTTGGTTTAAAAAGAGGAGCGAATAATTGGGGCGTGGTGATCCCTTTCCAATCGGATTGAAACGGGTTGTCGCcatgcataaaaaaatatggaaagaaaGATGGAGACTTTGAGTTCACAtatcacagagagagagaaagttatGATTATATATGCAGAGTGGAGCTTTCAATGCTTTccctcaccccccccccccccccccccccccccgccccccttTCTCTGTACTTTCTCGGGAAGGAAGAGAGATAATATAGAATGATCATAGTAAATGCTTCCATTACAGAAGGAGCTTAGCAGCTACATACATGGATACGTTTCTGAAGATCTATACCTTCTTCTTGTTTGCAATAAACTATACCAAAATTGTCTGCAGATGCCAAATTAGATGAAAATTTTTCTTTGGCCCATTATCACATGATgaaactgagagagagagagagagagagagagagagagagagagcttgtgtTATCCACAAGCCTGGCTGTAGAATGGGTGTCCATATGTGGAAGACCAGTCGTCTTCATCACTGTCACTATTCTATCACCCATCACACTTAAGCCTCCCAAAAAAGCCATTAAAGAATATCTCCCTTCCATCAACGTGTGGCCTTCTAAAGCCCTTAATTTCTATTCCCTTTCTGattctaaattctaaatattttttccagggaaaaaaaattgtaacttattaataatactaataatcaataaaaaatttaatccattcttttaattacatatttcgtataaaatttagatatatacatttttaaatatttttttttttttaaataaacagCTTAGCTTATCAGTATACGGCAAAGGGATTGAATTGGGTTGGGACCATCTCTAGCACTTGTATGAAACAGCCAAACTCCAGAGTCAATTAATAATATGCTCAGCCTCATGGCCTTGTTTGCTTGCGTAATTCCTAACGTAACCCTCTGGGCCTGGCTGGGttgggccgggccgggctgggccttGTCCTTTGTGGGCGCACGTGGCTACCGCTCAACCCACTTGgatatataattgttttttaagATTCGATTGATACAGAAGTTTCATATCAGATAAACTCAAAGCCACTGGAAAGGCTGCTTCCTCTCCCAATCATATAATTTAtaacttataatttataatttcttcgTCCCAACCGATGCCTTTGAGTGGATCGTGATCGATCCGGATCTATATTTGAACACTCTTGATGTAACTATGTATTGTTGAGTAAAGttacacgtatatatatatatatataataatctaaTCTATTTAGTCgggttaaaattaaatatgaccaaattaaagactaatttttaaaaaaaattgaatcaaagaGTGAATTAAAGTTATTAGATTTTAGactaaattattatttcatcagaaatattattgttttaattaaggACGAAATGAGATTAATGTAATACAAATGGAACATAGCATTAATCATCGTTGATTGATTGCCTTCCACGTGGAGGAGAAAATGGTACTGTGAACTGAGACGTGAAAACAATATAAGTAAGAATATTATCTAAGGATTCCTCACATATTGGATAAGCCACGAGCCAGCCACACGCCTCTGTACGTTCCTCGATCTGAGCCGTCCACGTTTCACTTCATCCGACGCTCCCAAATGAACCGTCTGCCATTCAAACTCTGGTCCAAGAAGTCCGCTTGGCCACCGGCCACCTCTATAAAGCCCGGGTTCCTCGTACCAGCTGCATCCTCAAGCCTCCATACACATTCATCTCTAGAACTATGTCCTCTGTAATGGCTTCATCTGTTAGCTTTAGTCTTGGCCTGCCCTTGCTGAGCTCACCATCTCCTTGCTTGACCTCTTTCCCTTCTTCTGCCGCTGGCCATGGCGCCGCAGCCCTGAGTCGTGTGAAACCCACAAAGACTGGTAAAGGGttggtggcggcggcggcggcgaaaGAAGCCGGTGGTTCGGCCGTGGAGGCGCTGGTTTTTCAGCCCTTTGAAGAGCTGAAGAGGGAGGAGTTTCTGGTGCCGATCTCTCCCTATGTTTCGCTCGCTCGCCAGAAGTATGAGGACGAGTGTGAAGCTGCCCTCAACGAGCAGATCAAGTCAGTTCTATTCCCTTCCTTCTTAGTTCTTAGCTATTCTTTCCTTTCTAATGTTTGTGGGGAAAACTAATAACGGTTGGGAAGCTGAAAACACAAGGTAAAGCGATTTTTTGTTTGGCAACCCCAACAACGTATCATCCACCATGAATAAATCTCGAACTATATATTTACGGCCAAACTCGTATTTTTCTTTATGGACTTTACATAAAAGGGCTATCACTCCTTTCAAGTTTAAATGtaacttattaaatatttgacttttataatttatatttatagactatctaataattatttagtgtcattaaatatataaaaataaattaataaaatatcatgtctagctattttcaaattataaacTCACCAATAGATAAGTTGGGCATCTCAAAAAGGATTGGAAAGGATAGGTTCGTTGTAGGTCGCAGGTAAGAGcagaaaggaaggagaaagaTAGGTTTGTCACATGTTGTCGATCACAACAAGAGAAGGATGGGTCAATCGCAACTCGCAGGTCGTGGGTTGAAGCAGAAAGAAAAGATTAGGATTGGTCGAGACAGCAACGAGAGACTTAGTTCTTCCATTCAACTTAATAGGAGATGGGAGACAAGAGCAAAGATAACAGAAAGGATTAGTTATTCTTCTATGATTcctctctcttatttttatttttatttttagtttaccTCACGAATAACTCAcacattattttaaatgaaattaggtagtcaataaatataaattataaaagttaaatattcAAAAGGTGATATAGATGATAggctttttatataaaattcagaagaaaaaatatagGTTTGGCCATATGTTAACTAACTACATAATATAacccttttctttttaacaCCTCCAGTAGATGTGTTGAAgaaattactaaatttacaATTGGATACAAggggaaaaaatgaaagaaaaggaagaacaGCTAGAgtggaagagaaagaaatgcAATTGATGAAGAAAGGGGCAATTTTCTAGctatttttatggttatataACATCTATCCTCATTCTCTTCCCTTAATTACGTACTCTGCATCCTCTCATTCTTTACATCATCATCGTTATTAGTATCCAGTTTCCTTTGTTCTCTTCTAATGTACTTTCTGTCTGTTTTCATCTCCTCTTAATTGCAGTGTGGAATACAATGTCTCGTATGCGTATCACTCCATGTTTGCCTACTTCGACAGGGACAATGTTGCTCTCAAGGGCCTTGCCAAGTACTAAAACAAACAGATTAATACCACAACTATATATGTTCATCATCACCACTTTATTCTTTCCTTATTAATCTGTCTTTATGGGaattattagatttttcaaGGAGTCaagtgaagaagaaagggaacaTGCCGAAAAGTTGATGAAATACCAGGTTCTTTCTCCAATATCATATGCtttatctcttcctctctctctttctccttccgtcaaaatcattctaaattttctttttaagtcgACTTCAAGTATGGCAATCTATCTTCTCAAAAGaatatctttatcttttatattattatttttacgcTTCAACGTGATGAATATATCAGAACATACGTGGTGGAAGAGTGACGCAGCACACCATATTGACGCCGCCTTCAGAATTTGATCATGTTGAGAAGGGTGATGCATTATATGGTATAAGCAGCCATCTGTTTTACAGTACTCCATAGAGAAATAATGAGCTGGAACAGTCAAAGTCTGGTGGTGAATGGGATCTGGAATGGCCCTAGATTTATCAGGAATGGATAGATAAGAACCTTTGGAAAAATAGttaagggagagaataaaaaGTTCATACAGAGATACCCCTTGTTCTCTTCAATATGCGTAGAGTGTCTTTTTATGTTTGAGGAGACCTTGAGGGATACAATCTCATCTTGTATAGTTGATTCTTTTACTCTGGGGAGAGATTTTCTTTCTCCATTACATGTAATGTCAATCCATCTTATCCGTATTTAGTGGGAATTATTCGAGGCAACGCCCCATGTGACAGATAGCCAAAAGGAGAGATATAAGTCATATGTCTATGTGTCTTTATGGTATCCCTACTACTGACTCAATGTACATTCTACAATTTCTTGGTTCAGCAATGGAACTAGCATTGTCCTTGGAGAAGTTAACAAATGAGAAGCTTTTGCTGTTACACAGTGTAACTAATATCTTTAACCTCTCATCTTCGCTTCATCAATCTGAATTAATGTTCTTCTTTACTGAAATGTCAGTCACTGACTCAGTTAGTAGGGCTACTCATCATTCATGATCTGTTCTTGAAAACAGGTGGCTGTGCGAAACAACGATCCTCAGATGACCGACTTCATTGAGAGCGAGTTTCTTAAGGAACAGGTGAAATGAGAATCCCATATCTTCATTCCTGTTCGTCAAAATCTCTACTTTTGTTGTTAACATGGAAAGGAGTACCTGTAAAGCCAAAGCTACCAGCTGAGATGGTTCACTAAGATTCTGGTCCTTCAGAGAACCAACAAACATCTCAAATTCACCTaaatgaaaccaaaaaaaaaaaaaaaaaaaggtctttTATGGGTTTTCTAATCATATtgatcttttcttcttttcttgctaGGTTGAAGCCATTAAGAAGATTGCAGAGTTTGTGAGTCAGTTGAGAAGGGTTGGGAAAGGACACGGTACAAACAAATCATGTTCCAGTTTCGCTCTTAGTTATCAatatctgatttttctttccCTTGTGATTACCATTGTCGTCGTCGTGTCATCTTatacaaaaatttcatcttctGGCACTAAGAGTGATGGTTTCTGCACACAGGGGTGTGGCACTTTGATCAGATGCTGCTACACGAGGACAATGGCGCATTCTGAAGATTTATCTGTTTCTGCTCTGGATATGATCTGTGCCTTTATGGCTTTTCTTAAGGtattgtttgttacaaagcttaTGTAATAGAGATGGTGTGAGTATGAGTAATCAAGCTATTAGCATGCTGTATTCATGAATTACTAGCAACTTTATCAAAACTACTAATGGAA
This window harbors:
- the LOC127790754 gene encoding uncharacterized protein At5g01610-like; this encodes MDQIMNKVGSYWLGQRANKEIDSVGDDITSMSTSIEGGAKWLVNKMKGKMQKPLPELLKEYDMAVGIFPRDATHYEFNEETGKLVVYVPSICEVGYRDSSVLRFSTIVTGYLGKGKLADIEGMKTKVLIWVKVTCISTDGGKLHFTAGVKKTRSRNAYEVLRDGVGVDKF
- the LOC127790753 gene encoding uncharacterized protein LOC127790753, which translates into the protein MHGDNPFQSDWKGITTPQLFAPLFKPSPFFRSLTPPYVAMAATTTAAADATPKFHQNPEFYPELSPASPPTHHDGLEFWQFMVAGSIAGCVEHMSMFPVDTLKTRMQAVGSSCSSSTLTVRQSLGSILKLEGFAGLYRGIAAMGLGAGPAHAVYFSVYEHCKKVLSAGNPNNSAAHAASGVVATVASDAVITPMDMVKQRLQLKSSPYKGVADCAKRVLMEEGIGAFYASYRTTVFMNAPFTAVHFATYEAAKRGLTEVSPESVAEEETLVVHATAGAAAGALAAAVTTPLDVVKTQLQCQGVCGCDRFSSGSIRDVIRTIVKKEGYGGLMRGWIPRMLFHAPAAAICWSTYEAAKTFFQQLHGSHSSRSVD
- the LOC127791071 gene encoding ferritin-3, chloroplastic-like — its product is MSSVMASSVSFSLGLPLLSSPSPCLTSFPSSAAGHGAAALSRVKPTKTGKGLVAAAAAKEAGGSAVEALVFQPFEELKREEFLVPISPYVSLARQKYEDECEAALNEQINVEYNVSYAYHSMFAYFDRDNVALKGLAKFFKESSEEEREHAEKLMKYQNIRGGRVTQHTILTPPSEFDHVEKGDALYAMELALSLEKLTNEKLLLLHSVAVRNNDPQMTDFIESEFLKEQVEAIKKIAEFVSQLRRVGKGHGVWHFDQMLLHEDNGAF